The Nicotiana sylvestris chromosome 6, ASM39365v2, whole genome shotgun sequence genomic sequence tcttgttattgcgtttgggccgtaaagggcccctcccggagtctgtgaacccccagtgagcgcgggtaccaaactttgcacacacatcccaaatgacacaatggacctacttcGACTTCCGGAACTCCATtctgacccttagatcaaaatctcactatcggaccgaaaacttcataaattcaactttcgacatttcaagcctaaataagctacgggcctccaaaacacaatctgaatacgcccctaagcccgaaatcacccaacggagctaacgaaaccaacggaattccattccgaggccgtcttcgcaatgttccgactacggtccaaatttcaaaacttaaactctcatttagggactaagtgtcccaaaactctccgaaactcaaaataaatcctcccggcaactcacaatagcagaaacaaatacggggaatgcagttaataggggatcggggcattaattcttaaaacgatcggCCAAATCGTTACAGTATCCACGAGTGTATTCATCACAGGTTTTTGGATCAGGCTTGTGTTtttggctcgtgactttgctctgaaCTTGATATTTGTTGAGTAAACTTTAGGATTGACTTGAAATTTAATTGTTTCAGCCTTCTTTTccttccatatacatatattatatgtatattatatgctCCCCCAAGTGtatgagctttgaagtatgaaatctcgagcacttgattattccttccatgcggttcttttcctgaaaaggaaaaacatacgggactcggaggtataaTTTTaaatgaagactgcttaacccattACATTTtcatcagaatagttgtaaccctagaccgggaaTTATGTTCCTTCCGCGTGTCTTTCAagtctaaattcatcatttagtgTAAGCtggctttttgcctatcatctaaaattgttagtaaaactttaacaattcaaaaataaaaatcgtAAATGGGGATACCTGACCGTTGGTATTTCCTTCCCTTAGAAATAATACTTCTTCAGATGAACAACAATCCAACTTGAAGGTAGAATCTTGCCATCCAAGGTTTCAAGCTCATATGCACCTTTTTCTTGCGATACCTCGAATCTTGTAAGGCCCCTCCCAATTTGGACTTAACTTTCTTAATTGGCTGCCCTCATGGATTggaaaactttcttgagtacgtAGTCCCTAATCTTAAACTATCTGAGGCTAGCTTTCCGATTGTAATACCGCTCAATAACTtgtttttgtgctgccatccttattaagGTAGTTTCCCtccttccttcaagtaaatccaCATTTACCCGCATCTTTTCTTCATTCGATTCTTCAGTAGCTTGAGTATATCTCGTACTTGATTCCCCTATTtcgactggaattaaggcttcagctCAGTATAGaagtgaaaatggtgtttctctcgtacttgtttttgttattgtttggtaAGCCCACAAGACTCCAGGTAGTACTTATGGCCAATTGCCCTTTGATTTTTATTTGTTGATTAAGCTTGTCCATTGGCCACCGGATGATAAGTTGTCgaggtaatccttttaatttgccgaCTTTGGAAGAATTCTGTGATTTTTGCACCTATGAATTGCGGACCgttatcacacacgatctcctttggaaCCCCAAACTGACATATGATGTTTCGCCAGATGAAGTCTCTGACCTCTTTTTCTCATACCTGTTTGAAGGCTCCTGCTtttacccacttagtaaaatagtcaatGAGTATTAACAGAAATCTTACTTTGCCTTTGGCTTGTGGTAGTAGACCTACGATACCTatcccccacttcataaaaggccatggtgccacAACTGGATGTAATAATTCAGCCGGTCGATGCATGTTGTTGCCATATCTTTGGTACTtgtcacatttagccacaaaattttccgctgcttcttccatttttagccagTAATAGCCAACTCTAATTATAGTTTTTACCAAAGATCTCCCTTcagcgtgatttccacaatgtccctcgtgtatttctttcaTCACAGATTCCGTTTGAGAAGGCCCGAGACATCTTGCTAGAGggccaccgaacatttttcgatatAAATTGCCCTGATTTAAACAGTAACGAGCAGCCTTTTGGTGAAGTGCCTGAGCCTTTTTTTTATCTTCAGGTAgtattccatactgcaaaaaattgacaatttcatttctccaatcccaagttaaattattgtaatttacctcgtttttatcttGATCAagcactgaatgaaacaaatgaatcaCAGAAGCATTTTCTTCATTTGGTACTTCTGTAGAGGATGCAAGATAAGCTAAAGCGTCTGCCTCGGCATTATCTTCCCTTGGTATTTGCGTGACTTTCCAAGCTTGGAATTGTCTAACTAAATCTCGTGCCTTTTCCAggtattgttgcatccttgccTCTCTAGCTGTATAAGTCCCCTATATTTGGTTAACTACGAGCTGCGAATTGCTTTTGATTATGACCTGCTCTATTCCgagctctcgtgccaattctaaacctgcaattacagcttcatattctgcctcattATTAGTGATTGGATGACATTTTATGGTTTGTCGTATGGTTTCTCCCGCATGTGGTACCAAGACAATGCCTagacctgctccttttacattTGATGAACTgtcagtaaataaggtccaagtaCCTGGATTAGACTCGTTAAATACCCACAGTACTTTTTCTGTTTCCAATTgtatcccttggctaaaatctgCCACAAAATCTGCTAAAACTTATGACTTTATTGtagttctaggttgatatgtaatGTCATATTCGCTTAGCTCTATATCCCACTTGGCTAATCTACTCGATAACTCTTGTTTATGCAATATATTACGTAAGGGGTAGGCAGTTACTACAaagataggatgacattgaaaataagacCTTAATTTCCTAGATGCCATAATTAATGCTAGTGCAAGTTTCTCTAAATAAGGATATCGAGTCTCAACATCTAATAAAgacttgctaacataataaattggagattgtttaccttagTCCTCTCGAACTAATACAACACTTACTGCTACTTCTGAAAACAGCAAGGTAGATAAGTAATTTCTCCCCATCTTTTGGTTTGGCTAGCAATAGTAGATTTGACAAGTACGCTTTTAAATTTTTAAGCGCTTGTTGACATTCTTCAGACCATTCAAATTGATTTTGCTTTTTTAAGGCTGAAAAGAATTTGAAGCATTTTTCTGATAACTTGAAAATAAATCTTTTCAAGGCTGCTATTCTTCCTGTCAGCCTTTGTATTTCTTTTTTGCTCGTGAGTATATCCGGAATTTCCTCAATAGCTTTAATATGCGCGGGTTTTACTTTAATGCcacagttagaaacaagaaaacccaagaaCTTACCTAATGacacgccaaatgcacatttctcaggatttaacttcatgttaaatttgcgaaaaatatgaaatgtatcaGTCAAGTGTTGAAATGTACCTCCATGgtacctccatggtttttcctaggtgttcttgaaacattttggtcactagcctttggtatgttgccccagcattctttaagcCGAACGACATAACTTTGTAATAGTAAGTCTCCCTGTCTGtgataaaggaagttttttcttcatctagaggatccattttaatttgattatatcgtgaataggcatctaaaaaacttaataattcatgccctgcagtagcatcaattagttgatctatgtgcggtaatggaaaagaatctttagggcaagctttatttagatcagtataatctacacaaactcgccacttaccattctttttgGGAACTACTACAATATTAGCCAACCAAtatggatactttacctcgcggatgtacccgatttttaaaagcttttgcacctcatcttgaatcacctgattcttgaaggaaccttgcttctttttcttttatttgataggtaggtatgatggatcttcatttaatttgtgggTCATTACCTCTGAtggtatacctgtcatatctgaatgggaccaagcaaaacaatctgtgttagcctttaaaaattcaatcaacttacatTTTATCTCTAGGCTGAGGTTGGTTCCAACATAGACTTTTCTGTCCGATCAATGTACAAATAGTACTACAACTTCCAGTTCCTCAATTGttattttgatgttttcattttcttctggttcttgaatagtATCGggccttgagtctacatctgttTGTCCGTCTTCAGTTGAGGCTCGTGTTTCTGCATCCTCAACTgaattctgtgattgctattttttgTCACTCTTTGCACTTGAATCTGCCACGGAGTTAATGCTTCGAGAAGCTTGTTGGTCACCACAGATTTGTCATATTCCCCATTGTGATGGAAACTTGATAACTTGATGTAAAGTAGATGGAACAATGTCCatttcgtgaatccatggtctgTCGAGAATCAAATTGTAAGCCATATCCATTTCTACTACTTGAAATTTGGTGTCTTTGACTACTCCTTTTGTGAATGTGGTGAGTATTATCTTGGCTTTTGTTATGACACTCGAGTTTTCAAAACCAGACAAGGTGTGTGCCTTGGGTATCAACTTATCATCGGCTTGTATCTCATTTACCACTCTCAACAGAATGATATTCACGAAACTAACTaggtcaatcaaaactcgttttacattagtgccatgtacaagtaaagatattaccagtgtatCATTATGCGGGGTCAGcacgccatctgcatctgcatcatcaaatgtaatactGTCTTCTTCCAAAACCTGTCGCACTCGCTTCCCATGGGTAACTGTAATTTTTGACACCTTCTTTGCCGCCGTATACATTACGCCATTGATCTCTTCCCCTCCACTTATGACATTAACCGTCCTTTTCGGCGAAGGAAGTTTTGGCAGTTCTTGTCTGTTCTTCATATATGTTTGCTTCCCCCTTTCACTAAACAATTTAGTTAAGTACCCTTATTTTAATAAATCTTCTACTTCACCTTGTAACAATCTGCAATCCGCCGTTTTATgaccgtgatcgttgtgaaactcgcacaaaAAATCGGGATTTTTCCTGTTTGGGTTTGATCTCATTTATTTCAGCCACCGTGCCTTGTCTCCTATGCTTCTTAAAACTGCCACTAACTTGGATGTGCTAACATTAAAACTGTAGCCGCCAATTTTTGCTTTCAAGCTTCTGTTATCATCTCGCGTATCTCGCATGTTTCGTTCTTTTTCGAACCTTGATGATGAACCTGACTCTCTATCTCTTGATCTAGGATCATACCTTGGGTTTTCCTATTTTGAACGTGAATCCCTTCCTACTGGTCCCATGTAAGGTTCGTACTTGTTTTTACAAGACTTTTTTCAGATTTAGTTCGTCTCAAACTCACTCTTTCATCTTTCCAAGACTGAATGATTGTATCTTTTTCTATCCGTAACTTTGTGATGTATCTATTATAAATATCATTCCAAATTATTGCTGGAAATTCTCGTAAACTTTCTTTGAGTCTCCTTGTGActtccgagcttttttcatttAGATTACTGGCAAGGGCCATAGCCACCCAGTTATTAGGTACAcatggcaacatcatcctttCACTCTGGAATCTGTCTACGAATTCCCTGAGCAGCTCCGTATccccttgttttattttgaaaatgtaCTCCATTcatttttcaactttttgagctcccgagtgtgctttgataaatgaatctgcaagcttaGCAAAAGAATCAATGGAATTTTTCAGGTAAAAGAgagtaccatgttaatgctcccttcGTGAGTGTTTCTCTGaattttttgaccaatactgattcaatttctttcTTGTTCAAATCGTTTCCCTTTACACCAGTTGTAAATGCAGTTATGTGATCCCatggatcagttgttccatcgtatttcGGAATATCgagcattttgaatttctttggaattggtaaAGGAGaggcacttggcttccaaggttatTGAGAGTATTTGTCCATATCTATTCTCTTGATTACAGGCGGCACTCCAGGTATCTGTTCTATGCGATCTCTCTGCTCCTTGAGCTATTTCTATAAAGTTAGtactaaactttgtaaatcagaattaactggGATACCTGACCCTCCATCACAAGATTCACTAGAAGTTCCTCCACTGCCTGAGTTAACGAGTCCTGAGCGAGGATTTTCCACGGTGTTGTTGTTTGGAGTTGGTGTTGGTGGTACAACACCTGGCAGCTGGTTAGCAAAAGCCTGAAGAGCAGTACTAAACTGTTGGGCGATTAATTTTTTCAAAGGTTCATCAATAGCTTGATCATTTTTGAACTGCTCATTCATATTTGATTCAGATCCGTCAGGAGTCCCCTCTCGGGATTGTCGTGGAGAGTTTCGTTGTGAGGGAACTGGAGTTCCTTCATCTTGTTGATTCTCCTGATGTTGCTGATTTTCTTGGTGTTGTAAATTttgttggttattgttgttgACATTCAACATGATTGTTTGACAAAAGAGTCGATTTAGAAagtaaaagattatcagattcccggtaacggaataaatttgtttaaccagaaaataggaatttcggtcaaagcttaattttagaagaactcgggttaccgataatcaaataaggaaataacTATGTAATGAAAAAGAAGAATTGAATTGAGAAGTAGCTGAGTAATTAAAATAAAGCAatataaatcaatatatttcAATAATAATCCGTCTCCCCATACAAATATTatttctctccttttatagctatttctaagtactacgtttctttcctctcataatAGAGCCATTATGAGCAATTAATGGCATTAATGTAACATTATAATTGACAATCGTAACTGTTTTGTGAAGATTCTATAACGTTCCCATCATTGATGCTCATTAATTACAGATAATACGTATCTGTACTTTTTGCTATCTAGGTTCATTCCTCTGATATctcttcaaattatcaagagATTCAAGTAACCGTTCCTTCTTGCTTTCTTGAACCCTTTCCCGTACCTATTAAGGCTCGCGCGTCTCTTTGAATACTCTTTACTAACAATCATTTTTTCATTGATCCACGTGTCTTAACATGTCAacacataattaattccaaatgttaACTCGATTTTCCCCAATATAGGAACACAACCTGATCTTCATCGCCACTTTCATGCCCTTGATGCAGGAGTGATTGAGGAAGTCCGAATTCAGCGTGATAAATGATTAATTTTGTATGATACAATATTCATGCTGAGGCAGCCTTAGCAATTCAAATAGGAAATACGGGTGGAAGATAGATTAAGGTTTATCATTGTGCTTGACAGCTATTTTTTCTATTgaagttgattttttttttgtgttgtgTTTCAATTATTTGTTGTTATCTTGAATGCTCATTATGAAAGAAGATTTCGAGtttgttctttttctcttttcaatGGTATAGGATGAcacttatcaagagaagggataTTTGCATCTTAACTCTGGTTGTGTTCTCTTAGACTAATCAATGTGTTAATCTTCACAATTAACCGCTCTAATTTGTATACTTGCAGTGTTCTTGGGATAACAAGCCAACTCCGCCTGGGACAACCTCGAACCCACTTCCTCCACCAGCTCCTGCGCCACTAGGTATTTTGGTCATTGACCTTTTGGTTTATGAAAGGAAGCTAGCTAGGAGCAAGATAGGTGGTCTTCCTGGCCTGACAGGTCAACATCCTTTGAAGCAAGCATCAATGGTGATAGCTTCTGGGGCAAGTCAAGCTATATATGATGGTGGTTTCCAGAATATTGTTGCGCAACAACTCATGTATTATCAGTGATGTGTAGGAAATCTTTCACTACGGTTGTCATTGCCCTTCTACGTAGTCTAgtttttcttatgttttcttTTTGTTCGTATAGCTAAGGCGTCATGCCTAGTTAGATGGGTGTGAGTGTCACAtgtattgttgatacccaattttttctcatatattttaaatatgcatacatactttcaaaaatattgtacatgcatttacaaacatgcacaggtatttttacaatttttctataatttttaaaggccttaaattaatttatttctgtatttttaattatataaatatttaataattatcACTCATATTaatttatgatgatttaatcatataaattcatcatttatgctcatataagtgttcaaatattttatatgtatttttacaattacatttgcattttctTTAGACtacaattgcatattttgcaataatagcccatacatatgcataattacattatctatacagaaaataaatttttatatttttataaatctaagtaattattttaaatcatcttcatgaataaaaataatttttatcatttaattagctatttttacaaattattttattaataaattggatacttaacaaatagcccctttaATTATGTTAAATTCGGACCCCCATCCCAATTCAAATTAAATCAGGCCCAAAATCTACCCAGCCCAAATACCATCTGACCCTAACAAGCCTACCCAGCCTAATGCCCTGGCttatcctggccgttgatcattttgatcaacggtccagatctctcCTTACCTAAATTAAACTAACCTATACCCCCCAAACCCTGATCATTTTACCACCCTTCCCCGCCGTCATCtattcctctcttctctcaaatactctcgacctaaaccctaatctccaaACGCCGTCACTCACCTACTGCTCTCCTATGGTGGTTCTTCACCACCTCAAGCCTCTAATGTCCTTCTGTTTGCTATGGCGTCTCTATTTTTGGATCCTTGAAGAGATCCTCAAGGGACCTAGGCGGTCTGTTTACACCTTgggttttcttgctggtttcaggCTATTTAGCTtgatcttgagcaagatctttCTTATTTTTTCGTCTTGGATCCGTGGTTTCCTAAGTCTGTGCATGTCTCTGTTGCTTTTCCCAAAAAAACCTAATTTTTATCCTTTGATCTTCTCAGATCTGTCCAGATCTGAGATGAATCGAGTCTATTTCACATGTTTTCACGAAAGTCTTATGGTTTTTAATCGATTCTCCATTTTTCCTGAAAACTAGGGTTTACTGAACTCACTCTTTTAAGAACTTTCCGATTTTTTATAGTGTTTAATCGTGATTCTTAAGTGTTACTGACTGATTCGTGTTAATATTGTTTGGATCGTAGTCGATTTAtgctaaaaccctaatttcttatatTTTTGCTTCAATTCTGAATCTTTTCGTGTTACTGGCTACATTGTTTGGTATGTGTTTTTACTCTCATGATTTTCCTTAGTTCAATTCAGTATCTGGTGACTTCTACCCTAGTTCATCTCTACTAGGGTTTCTGAGTCGATCTCTTGGctaatttatgtgtgtttatgaAGTTTTGTTCGGCCTACTCATCTATTTGTGAAAAATTGATATTTTTCCCTctctttaaaccagtattattttGAATTTCGATTTACTGATTTGCTTGGTTGAAAATTATGTGATGATTCTTGATTTATTCCCTTGCTTACGACTCTAATTATTCTTATTACCTTATTGTCTGTAATGTTACTGATTCTTCAcaattatttctttaattaaacttctatttattTACCTCTTTACTTTGTCctgatttgattttctttccttaagtgaCTCATGTCCTTTAACCATTGGGTAGTTGTCCTTAATTGAAGGAAGGCTGTGCTAATTTCGTGTGTGATTGATTTTGTAGTTTCCCTGATTGCTGagttatgatttctttacctttttcTGCTCCACTCTTAAactgctatatatactctcctttaCTTCTCACTTCTGGACACGAACATTTTTAGTTCATCAACACTCTCACACTCTTAAAAGCTCTATATTCTCTTCTATTACTTACAATTCTCACTAACCTAGCCGGCTATAAGTCAAGGCTGGCAATTTGCACCATCTCTGCTCTATACTCTGTATTCTCAACTGATATGTTCTGATTCAATTCAAATTCTAAAACTATGTGTTTCTTTGTTGTTTCAATTCATTAGTTGTGACTTCCAATCATGTTTATTATTTTACTGTCATGTTGCTCAATGTGTAACCAGCATGCCTAGATCACACTGCCTTACTACTGTCTCACTTAGCATGTTGGAGTCTGTTCTGTTAGAGGCTATGACTAGTTTATTTACTCACAAGGATCTGTTTACTGTTTAGCATGTCCAATCCTGCCTTGTGATAATTGCATGCATCCTTTTTGCTCATTAGCATGTCCAAGCTACATTGCTTGTTTACTGTCTCACCCAGCTTGTCTAAATTCTACTTGTTCTATCTGTGATTAGTATTTCTAAACTATGAATGTTTCTATGAAGTGCTTGCCTAGTTTGTTCATCTAAATCTTGCTTACTCTACTTTACTAATGAGATCCTGCTAAGTCATCTAGCCCTTCAAAGTACTCTAGTTGTGTGCATTGATCATGTCCAAGATCTGTGTGTTCTCAACATGTCTTTGCTGTAATATTTGTAACTAACTTGTCAATTGTACAATTTCTTGAGAAGTTTGTGCATCTCTTTGCTTAAACACTAgggtgtattctatgtgtccccaacctCTCTCTCCATGTGTGGAATCTGTTTGCCCCAAAATGTTTTTGAAGCTGTTTGTTTTGTGACTTGCATtctgatttcaaaaaatatttttcatgctTTTCTCAAACTGTTTTACCACCCTAACTAGTACTAGTTTCAGAAAATCTCTTCACTCCTAAGGCCCTTCTTTATACTATTTACCAAAATTCTTTCAAATCATGTCAAGCACTTTCACTTattcttaggttattaagttATGCCCCTtcggtatgtgtactgcttagaggtccctaagatctctctgaactctggcatatcaggctgactcttccacactgcacataaatcagtccttatttgagaaaggtctgggtgtgagcagtacccgggatccttgaggtccttagggaactctgacacacctagacatgaaattggctatggaactttgggtatttgagactactgaaggctTGGAAAttactttgggcctacttcaggctccctatagcttaatgtatatttatatttatgtaatttattcaatccttggtctgtaataattagttgtaaataaatattggggtgactagtgaaaatgGATGGTAGTTGTATCCTgtgggtaaagttgggtagacaacatgcctatagggtttatttTGGTTCACATGTGCggagtagataacatgcctatagggtttatttTGGTTTACATATGCTGTGTTAGACAACCTGCCTATACGGTTTGCTTTGGTTGAAATA encodes the following:
- the LOC138872007 gene encoding uncharacterized protein, with translation MKNRQELPKLPSPKRTVNVISGGEEINGVMYTAAKKVSKITVTHGKRVRQVLEEDSITFDDADADGVLTPHNDTLVISLLVHGTNVKRVLIDLVSFVNIILLRVVNEIQADDKLIPKAHTLSGFENSSVITKAKIILTTFTKGVVKDTKFQVVEMDMAYNLILDRPWIHEMDIVPSTLHQVIKFPSQWGI